The following coding sequences are from one Candidatus Methylomirabilota bacterium window:
- a CDS encoding VOC family protein: MAYRINHVHLKAPDPRKTAEWYSRAFGFKIVSDDVRVFGDRFVRCQSEDGGMMVNISGARTGETLGPGDASAHHGLEHFGFDSQDIEADIARLEALGARLLEGPIQVPNGPRIAFLRAPDDVRVELVEPRRTGISGGCC; encoded by the coding sequence ATGGCCTATCGCATCAACCACGTCCATCTCAAGGCCCCGGACCCGAGGAAGACGGCCGAGTGGTACTCGAGGGCGTTCGGCTTCAAGATCGTCAGCGATGACGTCCGCGTCTTCGGCGACCGCTTCGTCCGCTGCCAGAGCGAGGACGGCGGCATGATGGTGAACATCTCGGGGGCGCGCACGGGCGAGACGCTCGGCCCCGGCGACGCGAGCGCCCATCATGGGCTCGAGCACTTCGGCTTCGACTCGCAGGATATCGAAGCGGACATCGCGCGGCTCGAGGCCCTCGGCGCCCGCCTGCTGGAGGGGCCGATCCAGGTGCCCAACGGCCCCCGCATCGCCTTCCTGCGCGCGCCCGACGATGTCCGCGTCGAGCTGGTCGAGCCCCGGAGGACGGGCATCTCCGGCGGTTGCTGCTGA
- a CDS encoding zinc-binding dehydrogenase: MSDNRAVVVDPEVPGRLVIRPVAEPVPDRGEAVVRVRAISLNRGEVRRSGMAAAGWRPGWDLAGEVERAAADGSGPRGGARVVGLLPEGAWAQRVAVPTHALAELPDKVTFSQAATFPVAGLTALHALAKGGLLLGRRVLVTGATGGVGDFAVQLARLAGARVTGSARRADQAPALRQRGAHQVVVGDDIPPSPKYDLVLESVGGRTLGTALAALERGGVCVTFGVSAAAEVTFDARQFFFAGRTTLYGFYLFKDLGSEPASVGLRRLADLVAAGQLAPPISLERPWKEIGQVADDLMARRFPGKAVLILD, translated from the coding sequence GTGAGCGACAATCGCGCCGTCGTCGTCGATCCGGAAGTGCCGGGCCGTCTCGTCATCCGTCCGGTGGCGGAGCCCGTCCCCGACCGTGGGGAGGCCGTGGTGCGCGTGCGAGCGATCTCGCTCAACCGCGGTGAGGTGCGGCGCTCGGGCATGGCCGCCGCCGGCTGGCGTCCCGGCTGGGACCTGGCCGGCGAGGTCGAGCGTGCTGCCGCCGATGGCTCGGGCCCCCGCGGCGGGGCGCGAGTGGTCGGGCTCCTGCCCGAAGGGGCGTGGGCGCAGCGGGTGGCGGTGCCCACGCACGCGCTGGCCGAGCTGCCCGATAAGGTGACGTTCTCCCAGGCCGCGACCTTTCCCGTGGCCGGCCTCACCGCGCTCCACGCGCTCGCGAAGGGCGGGCTGCTCCTCGGGCGCCGCGTGCTCGTCACCGGCGCGACGGGCGGTGTCGGCGACTTCGCGGTGCAGCTCGCGCGGCTGGCCGGCGCTCGCGTGACGGGGAGTGCCCGACGCGCCGACCAGGCGCCCGCGCTGCGGCAGCGGGGCGCCCACCAGGTGGTCGTGGGCGACGACATTCCGCCCTCACCCAAGTACGATCTCGTCCTCGAGTCCGTGGGCGGACGCACGCTCGGCACGGCCCTGGCCGCCCTCGAGCGCGGCGGCGTGTGCGTCACGTTCGGTGTCTCCGCCGCCGCCGAGGTCACGTTCGACGCGCGGCAGTTCTTCTTCGCCGGCCGGACGACGCTGTACGGCTTCTATCTCTTCAAGGACCTCGGGAGCGAGCCGGCGTCGGTAGGCCTCCGGCGGCTCGCCGACCTCGTGGCGGCGGGGCAGCTGGCGCCCCCCATCAGCCTGGAGCGGCCGTGGAAGGAGATCGGCCAGGTCGCGGACGACCTCATGGCCCGGCGCTTCCCCGGCAAGGCCGTGCTGATACTCGACTGA